From the genome of Actinomycetota bacterium, one region includes:
- a CDS encoding FAD-dependent oxidoreductase, which translates to MYDVIIVGAGPAGLSAGVYCARKMLNTLVISGNVGGQAAWSWEVENYLGYQLITGVELVERFRDHLDNFSVELLEGKNVAALRREEGIFLARTEGGEEYRAHAAIAASGKLPRKLGVPGEDEYRGRGVAYCSTCDAPLFRGKRVAVVGGGNSALDAALQLAQIAEKVYVITNEGALGGDEIRRRQVLDSPLVEVLTSSQVTAIRGETFVKGISLARRGEETSLEVQGVFIEIGSVPSTAYLPPEVRLNEIGEIVIDSNNRTSLPGLFAAGDVTNVMEKQIIIAAGEGAKAALAAYSWLVENERVTAVT; encoded by the coding sequence ATATACGACGTGATCATCGTGGGAGCGGGGCCGGCAGGGCTTTCCGCGGGCGTGTACTGCGCCCGCAAGATGCTCAATACCCTGGTGATATCAGGCAACGTGGGAGGCCAGGCAGCCTGGTCCTGGGAGGTGGAGAACTACCTCGGGTACCAACTCATCACGGGGGTGGAGCTGGTGGAGCGCTTCCGGGACCACCTGGATAATTTCAGCGTAGAGCTCCTGGAGGGGAAGAACGTCGCGGCGTTGCGCAGGGAAGAAGGGATCTTCCTGGCACGCACGGAAGGCGGCGAGGAATACCGGGCCCACGCGGCCATCGCCGCATCCGGGAAGCTGCCCCGCAAGCTCGGCGTGCCGGGTGAGGACGAATATCGCGGCCGCGGGGTCGCCTACTGCTCGACCTGCGACGCACCACTCTTCCGGGGCAAGCGGGTGGCCGTCGTGGGGGGCGGCAACTCCGCCCTGGACGCCGCCCTGCAGCTGGCGCAGATAGCGGAAAAGGTGTACGTGATCACCAACGAAGGGGCGCTGGGAGGAGACGAGATAAGGCGCAGGCAGGTGCTCGACTCGCCGCTGGTGGAGGTCCTCACCTCATCGCAGGTCACGGCCATACGGGGAGAGACCTTCGTGAAAGGCATCTCCCTCGCGCGCCGCGGCGAGGAGACGTCCCTCGAGGTGCAGGGGGTGTTCATCGAGATAGGCAGCGTGCCCAGCACCGCTTACCTGCCACCGGAAGTCAGGTTGAACGAGATCGGCGAGATCGTCATCGACTCCAACAACCGTACCAGCCTGCCGGGTCTTTTCGCCGCCGGGGACGTCACCAACGTCATGGAGAAGCAGATCATCATCGCCGCCGGGGAGGGAGCCAAGGCGGCGCTTGCGGCATATTCCTGGCTGGTGGAAAACGAGCGCGTCACCGCGGTGACGTAA
- a CDS encoding DUF4190 domain-containing protein, translating to MKTCPRCGAQNDDSAAFCGQCGAAFEQAGAFAQPAPPGPAQPGPAQPVQPAPPPPYGYQAASAPPYGAPYQPAPYPPYHQESNSKATASLVLGIVGLFVCPLICSAIALILGSQAKKEIAASGGMMSGESSATAGIILGWVGIGLSLIGIIIWAVVMAVVASHSTLLPVILSAL from the coding sequence ATGAAAACCTGCCCGAGATGCGGAGCGCAGAATGACGACAGCGCGGCTTTCTGCGGACAGTGCGGAGCGGCTTTCGAGCAAGCCGGCGCTTTCGCGCAGCCCGCGCCGCCCGGTCCGGCCCAGCCCGGCCCGGCCCAGCCCGTGCAGCCCGCTCCCCCGCCCCCTTACGGGTACCAGGCGGCGTCCGCGCCGCCGTACGGCGCTCCCTACCAGCCGGCGCCTTATCCACCCTACCACCAGGAGAGCAACTCCAAGGCCACCGCTTCCCTGGTGCTGGGGATCGTGGGGCTCTTCGTGTGTCCTCTCATCTGCTCGGCCATCGCGCTTATCCTGGGAAGCCAGGCCAAGAAGGAGATCGCCGCCAGCGGGGGCATGATGTCCGGTGAATCCTCGGCCACCGCGGGTATAATCCTGGGCTGGGTGGGTATAGGGCTCTCCCTAATCGGTATAATCATATGGGCCGTCGTCATGGCCGTCGTCGCCTCGCATTCGACCCTGCTGCCGGTGATTCTCTCCGCCCTGTGA